The window CAGTCCATCACCTCTACCTACCTTCACTACTATTAAAGCCATTCTCACCTATAGTTGCTGTGTCcgtttctctccctccctgtgtgggtgtgggtgtgggtgtgtatTCTTGTTGCCGCGGCATCGGTGCTGACTCTAGTCCCCGATCTGCCTCGGCAATATTTGTGAGttttgtgcgcgcgtgtgcgtgtccttctccctccctctcccgtcTCCCCGTCTTGAGCTCCGTCTGTCTGTCCGTTCTTTTAGTTGGTTTCCGCCGTCTTTGTCTgagcacaccgccgccgcctaAAACTTTTTTTTGAGGggttgttttttttttcgcccgCTGGCAAACAAGCAAATCACaggcatacgcacacacttGCGTCctgttcctcctcctcttcctcttcagCATCACACGCCGACACCTTCTGGTGCTACAACCACTGCggcgccctccctctccctttctctttctctgtctaCCTGTCTGTCTACGTGTCACTCTCTcgccgtgtgtgcgtgtgtgtgttgactctcctcctccttcgggAGCGTTGTCTCCCTCCTGTCGTTTTTGCGGCAACACACGgccacgtgtgtgcgcgcgtctttTCTTCCAAGCAACGACAACACTGTTTTGTTGTCACTCGTGTTATTATCAGTGTGCGCTCGTGTTCTCTTCGTACGCTACCGTTCACAGCATCCGCGTCGTCTCGCCAccccctctgcccctccTTTGTTGCCGTGGAcgtcctttcctttcttATTTCCTAttttcgctgctgtgtgcgtgtccgCCAGTGCTTCACCggctcccctccctcccttgaccaacacacacacacacacacacacacacacacacaccattGGCCCTCTGCCAGCCGGTGTATCAAGTCACACAGTATTGCCTCGGCTTGtcctctttccccctcctcagctctgcgccgcgtcgtgcgCCCGTGCGGCGATTGTGCGAAACAAGATTGCGACGGACCGCTTCGCCCTTACTCGAACCTCATCCCACCCAGTCAACCCTCTTTGTGACTGCCGCAAGAAGAGGCCACCGTTTCACAGCGAGCACCACGCACCCGCAGCCGCCAAGGGACTTCCAATGTCCTCTCGCTCTTACTACAGTGGCAGCgggacgacggcggtggtgccgcatACCATCAGCATCTCTACCGCTGAAACCACACCGTCGcaagcgccgtcgtcgcacACGGAGCAGCCGTCGAGTGACCAGCAGCACGAGTCGAGCTTGCACCAAGCGACGGCCTCGTTGCCCATGAGCTTGAACAGCACTATGAATAACAAGGGTGCctctgcggccgctgctgctgcggcggcggcgccatcatcACACGGCGGTGACAGTCACAGCatcggagcagcagcgaaagcCAGTGGCAGTGAGCGCGCGAACTGGAATAACCCCTCAttcgcggcagcgctgcgcaacagcagcgggtCAATCAATGTCGACGGCTACCCTCCAGCGCAGGCCCATCAACAGCCATCGCAtccctcgctgctgtcgcacaGCACAGACGTGGACGatgaaggcgacggcgcgcagcacgcggcggTCAACGAGCCGCTCGAGTACTGTGGTGTGCGTCTCCTGCCCGGAGTGGAGCAGATCGACTTTGACGAGGGCTACTACGTCGGCACGATCGACGAGAACGGCGAGATGGCCGGCTACGGCAAGGCAACGTGGCACAGCGGTGACACGTACGAAGGCGAGTGGCTGAACGGCATGATGCATGGTAAGGGCACCTACACGTGGGCAGATGGCGACTACTACCAGGGCGACTACGTTAGAGGTCGCATGGAGGGTCGTGGCGAGATGAAGGACGCCACGGGGCTGTACACGGGTGAATGGGCAGACGACATGCGGCAAGGCTACGGGCGCATGCTGTACGCAGGCGGCAACGTGTACGAGGGTGAGTGGCTGGCAGGCATGCGTCACGGCTCTGGCAAGCTTGTCGAGCCCGCCGCGCACGTCACGTACGAGGGCGAGTTCAACCGGAACGAAAAAGAGGGTCGTGGCGTGCAGACGAACTCTGACGGCGACGTCTACGAGGGCGAGTTCGCCCGCGGCAAACCCAACGGTCGCGGCACCTATCTCTGGGCCGACGGTGCACGCTACATCGGCATGTTTAAGGACGGCGTCAAGCACGGCGACGGGTGTGAGTGGCTCGCCAACGGTGACTGGGTTGCTGGACTCTTTGTCGACGGCGAGCACGTGGACAGCCAATCGACGCGCCACAAGGCAACCGTCCTCACACctgacagcagcgacgccgatggCGGAAGCGAGGACGGAGcgggtgacggcggcgctggcggcagtCGGGGAAGCATTGGTCTCTCCGAatcgacggcggccgccgtaCTCGCCCCTCTGGACGCtgagaagctgcgccgcattgCTGATCAGGTTCACGCCCCGTCCTTCTCGATGAACGTgtcggcagcagccatgAGGAGCCTCAGGAGCTCGTTGCGCAAGAACAGCTCCTCGCACTACCAAGACTTCAGCGGCCCAGGCGGTGTGACTATCGAGGAGGCATCGTCGCCGTTCTTGCGTTCTCTGGCGGCTCCGCAGATGCTGCTGGACGACAGCGACCTCGAAGGCTGGACGCCGCTCAAGACGATCGGCAAGGGTAGCTTCGGTGCCGTGTACACGGCCCTCCTGCGCAACGGCCGCACGGTGTGCTGCAAGGTGATCGAGCTTGGCACTgtggagagcgaggaagagatggaGAAGTTACGCAACGAGATTGCGCTGAtgaggcggctgcggcacccgAACTGCGTCCAGTACTACGGTAGTCTGGAGGACAAGGTGCAGAACACGCTAAACATCTTCATGGAGTACGTCAGCGGGGGCACGCTCACGAGCTTCGTGGCCAAGTTCAAGAGCATTCCGCTGGagacgctgcggcagtgggTATACCAGATGGTTTGCGGCGTGAAATACCTGCATGAGTGCGGCATCGTGCACCGCGACATCAAGGGCGACAACGTGCTCGTCTCCGTCGACGGCATTGTGAAGCTGGCGGACTTCGGCTGTAGCAAGGCGATCGACGAtgtctgcagcgccacgcacggTTGCTCGACGATGGTCGGCACGCCCTACTGGATGGCCCCGGAGGTGATCAAGTGCGAGGCTGGCGGGTACGGCGTAAAGAGCGACATCTGGTCCATTGGCTGCACGATTGTGGAGATGTTGACGGGCAAGCCGCCATGGCC of the Leishmania donovani BPK282A1 complete genome, chromosome 5 genome contains:
- a CDS encoding protein kinase, putative, whose translation is MSSRSYYSGSGTTAVVPHTISISTAETTPSQAPSSHTEQPSSDQQHESSLHQATASLPMSLNSTMNNKGASAAAAAAAAAPSSHGGDSHSIGAAAKASGSERANWNNPSFAAALRNSSGSINVDGYPPAQAHQQPSHPSLLSHSTDVDDEGDGAQHAAVNEPLEYCGVRLLPGVEQIDFDEGYYVGTIDENGEMAGYGKATWHSGDTYEGEWLNGMMHGKGTYTWADGDYYQGDYVRGRMEGRGEMKDATGLYTGEWADDMRQGYGRMLYAGGNVYEGEWLAGMRHGSGKLVEPAAHVTYEGEFNRNEKEGRGVQTNSDGDVYEGEFARGKPNGRGTYLWADGARYIGMFKDGVKHGDGCEWLANGDWVAGLFVDGEHVDSQSTRHKATVLTPDSSDADGGSEDGAGDGGAGGSRGSIGLSESTAAAVLAPLDAEKLRRIADQVHAPSFSMNVSAAAMRSLRSSLRKNSSSHYQDFSGPGGVTIEEASSPFLRSLAAPQMLLDDSDLEGWTPLKTIGKGSFGAVYTALLRNGRTVCCKVIELGTVESEEEMEKLRNEIALMRRLRHPNCVQYYGSLEDKVQNTLNIFMEYVSGGTLTSFVAKFKSIPLETLRQWVYQMVCGVKYLHECGIVHRDIKGDNVLVSVDGIVKLADFGCSKAIDDVCSATHGCSTMVGTPYWMAPEVIKCEAGGYGVKSDIWSIGCTIVEMLTGKPPWPECNSMWAAVYKIANSTGLPTEIPADIDPELMDLLQRCFERNPKLRPTAADMLSHPFLAKVTEGVASPLEKSGRK